The Planctomycetaceae bacterium DNA segment AAGTACTGCATTCGTTCCAGACCAAATTGCTTCGTGAGCGTGGCTCCGTCCAGATACAGCCATGCCGGCTGCAGATCCGCCACGATTCCCAGTGCGGCCATGCGATCGATGGCTTCAGCGCTCATGAAGTTGCAGTGAGTGATGCAGGGCCGCAGTTCAGCAACGGGCAGCGTCTGATTGACGTGATCGTAGGCATCAATCAACGCGTCAACGGCACCATCGCCGACCGAATGCGCGGTCATCTGCAGTTCATGAGACAGCGCCGCGTGAGCGATCTGACGCAGCTTTTCCGGTTCGACGTACAGCAGGCCCCGGTAGTCCGGGTCGGTGATCGAATAGATGTCGCTGACTCCCCACGGGCGACGCATGTACGCGCTGCCGGTCAGCATGCCGCCATCCAGAAAGATTTTGACGCCGCGAAGCCACAGCCGTTCGTTTCTGTCGTGCAGCGGGTGAGATGCGGCCTGTGCAATCTGCTTCTGAATCTCTTCGATCGGCTGCTGAGCGTTCACGGCGTAGTACAGAAAAACGCGGCAGCTGAGTTCGCCGCTGTTAAGCAGTCGCTGATAAATGGCAATTGCCGCATCGCCGGCATTGCGGTCACTGATGCTGGTGATCCCGACGGCGTTGTACGCGGTCAGAAGCTGCTTCAGCCGCAGAGTCCGGTCGTCGTCGGTCGGCGACTTGCCGGTTGCCCCGGTCTTAATCAGACGCGTGCAACTGCGAAGAATTCCGGTCAGTTGCCCGGTTTTCGGATCGCGTTCCAGGTAACCGGGTTCGCCGTCGGTGATTTCGAAATCGTCACCGATGCCGCTGATTTCCAGAGCCAGAGAATTGACCGCTGCGTCCGGACCGGTGCGAAACAGCACAGGATTCCGCGGTGCGACCAGATCCAGCTCTTTGCGAGTCGGAAACCGCTGGTCTCGCAGCCGTGTGATGAACACCTGCTGCACGACAATCCAGTCGCCGTCGTCCAGCAGCTCCGCGCGCCGGCGGATGTAGTTCAGAACGTCGCTAATCGTGTCCATTTCGGGCACGGGATGATCGAACTCGTACATCGATGCACCGGTCGGATGCGTGTGCGAATCAATCAGCCCCGGAAGCACCGTACTTCCCCGCAGATCAATCACCCGCGTCGAATCAGCCTTCAATAAAAGGACGTCATCGTCGCTGCCGACGGCAGTGATCTGTTCGCCGCGAACGGCAAACGCCTGAGCGATCGAAAACGGTTCGTCAACGGTCACAATGTGGCCGTTGAGAAAGATAAGCTCCGGAGGCTGAGCGACAACAACCGGGCTCGTCAACGTCGCGGTCAAAACACACGCGGCTAAAAGCTGTCTGCGTCGGTGCATCGTCACGCCTTCGTTTTGAGTTCGTCTCGATCTGTCGGATGAACGAATGGCCTGTTGCGCAGGACACTGAACTGGCTGCAGGATAACTCGTTGCATGGCCGCAGACACGTCCGGAGGTGCCCCGGATAATGTGAAATGCCGTCGCAGGCAACTTCACACGCCTGTCGGCTTCCCTTCACAACTTGCGCGACGCAGTGAGTTCGGGTTGGCGAGTATCGCAAACCGGCTGATTCGCTATCGTGCGGTCGACGTGACCTGAGCATGCAAGTCTTCGGGCAGGAATTCCGACCACATGGTGTATCTGTTAACCGCGGCGGGGCGGAAGTCCGTCGCCGACAAATACCGCGACAGCCTGTTGAACGATGTGGTGCCGTTTTGGCTGCGGCATGGCGTCGACGACGAATACGGCGGCATCATCACCGGACTTGATCGCGACGGTACGGTCATCGATACCGACAAGGGAATGTGGCAGCAGGGACGATGGCTGTGGCTGTTGGCAGAACTCTGCAACACGGTGGAAGCTCGCGACGAGTGGCTGCGGACGGCGCTGCGGACAGCGGATTTCATCGAACGCTTCGGCTTCGATCAGTCCGACGGCCGGATGTGGTTTCAGGTGACTCGCGAAGGCCGGCCGCTGCGAAAACGCAGGTACGCCTTTTCGGAAAGTTTCGCCGCGATTGGGTTCGGCGAACTCGCTCAAGCCACCGGCGATCGACGATACGCGGAACTGGCTCAGCGGTGCTTTCACGCGTTTGTCAGTCACGTCCCGCCGCCGAAGTTCACGGACGAACGCCCGGCCAGGAGTCTCGGCATGCCGATGATCACGATCGCGACGGCGCAGGATCTGCGAGATTCCATTTCACTCGAGTGTGCGAACGCGTGGATCGACCGCAGTGTGGAGATTATCTGTCGCGACCACCGGAAGCCTGATATTCGCTGCGTGATGGAAACCGTCGGGCTCGACGGAAAGATCATCGACCATTTCGACGGCAGAACTCTGAATCCCGGGCACGCGATTGAAGCCGCATGGTTCCTGATGCTGGATGGCCGGTATCGAAATGACACCGTTCTTCAGAAGACCGGCTGCGAAATGCTCGACTGGATGTGGGAACGCGGCTGGGACCGGGAACACGGCGGTCTGCTGTACTTCGTGGATGTCGATGGTCATCCGGTACAGGAATACTGGCACGACATGAAGTTCTGGTGGCCGCAGTGTGAGCTGATGCTCGCCGCGCTGCTGGCGTTTGAACTGACAGGCGACGCGAAGTATGCCGGCTGGCACGCGAAGGCTCACGATTGGTTCTTTGAGCACTTCGCGGACCGCGAACACGGTGAGTTTTTCGGATACCTCCACCGCGATGGAACGCTGAGCAGCACTCTGAAGGGCAATCTGTGGAAAGGTCCGTTTCACATCCCGCGAATGCTGCTGTGGTCGTGGCAGTGGCTTACTTCAGATGGGCATCCGCAAAGTTCATGTACTGTTCCCAGTCGAAATCCGTGACGTCGTGTTTTCCGGTGCGAATGTGATAGGCGACATCCGTCCGGACGGGTTCATTGACCTTCGGCATCGTGTCGGACGGCAGTCCGTGTTTCCCGAACAGTTCATACACCGGACCGGCGTGGTACAGCGACAGCATTTCGCCCTTCGGATCGGCCCACGTGTCTTCTTCGGCGCTGGCCACGTACACGGGTCGCGGCGCGATCAGCGCGATCAGCATGTGATGATCGACGGGCATCGCGTCTTCATTGCCGTTGTACTTGCGGTGGTTGAGGCAGAACCAGTGCGGAAACGACGTGTTGATGCGTTCCACCGTTTCCCCGAAGCGGCGTCGAGCAAGTGCCGCACCGCCGCAGCCGCTGTCGTTCGAAATGACCATCGCGAATCGGGGATCGGTGGCCCCCGCCCACAGCGAGGTTTTTCCCAGCCGTGAATGGCCGAAGACGGCAACTCTTGAGCCGTCGATCAGCGGGTCGGATTCCAGCACGTCCAGCGCGCGGCTGAGTCCCCAGGCCCACGCGCTGATGGAACCGCCGGTGTTGCCGTCACGATTTTCACTGCCGGGAAACAGCGCGTGAATGCCGTTGTGAAACCCGTCGTCGTAATCAGGATCGATGTCTCCGTAATAAACGGTGACCAGTCCGTAGCCGCGTTCGATGATCCGCGACACGGCCCAGCGACTGCTGCTGCTTCCGCGAGACTTGTCCGTGGCGCGGTTATCGGCAATGCCGCGTTCTTTGTCATTGCGGACCCACGATTCCGTGATGTGAATGGCGGGATCGGGGTCGACGGTGTGGTTGCCGTGAAAATTGCAGCCCAGGAATGCCGGGACCGGCCCCGATGAAGCAGCCGGCGTATAGACCAGCAGATCCATGGCCGGGCCGCTGTCATCGTCTGAAAAGAACACGGTGATCTCCCGGCGAATGGCCTTTCCGTTGAGGGCGTTGTCGACGCGAGACCGGATCCGGGTTCGAAGCTGCGGAACATTCGGGGGCAGTTTGCCGAACACGTTTTCTTCGAACAGGTTCAGAATCTCCGGACGCCGAATGCGATTCCAGGTCTCGCCGTCTGTGACTCGGTCGCCGGACACTGTCGTCAGCAAGTCCGGCAGTTCATATTTCGGCACCTTGCTTTCGTCATAGTTAAAGCCATCAGGTTGCGCGAAAGCAGTCATGGGCAACAGTACCGGAATCAAAAGCGGGGTGAGTAAACTTCGGGCTGTCATGGCGGTTCCCATTTGGAAGGCGTTAAGGTGGCGGCGGACTTGCGGACATTGAGATGGCGGTTGCGTGCGGCTCCAATTGACCGGACTGAGACGGATGACTGTTTTTCCGCCAGCGGCGTCTCGGCCGTTCAGAACTGTCCTTTCACCGGACGCTGCAACCCGGTCTTCTGAAAATGGGCGCCGGGAGTATCGATCCATCGGGCAGTGCGCAAATCGTATCTGTGCGAGGAATCTCGTGCAAAGCCCTCATCGACGCGGCAAACGTTCCGCCGATCCACGAATGTTCCATTCAAACCAGACGGCAGAAGTCGGACAGGTATGAACACTGCAACGACCACCAGTCCGGCAGCTTCACTGCCGGACCGCATTGCCGGCTACCAGCGCTGGCGAGACCTGCTGTTCGTCCATTGGCGGATTCCCGCGTCACAACTGCAGCCGCTGATTCCGAACGGTCTTCGTGTCGAAGAATACGATGGCACCGCATGGCTGGGGTTTGTTCCGTTTGCGATGGAAGGAATCCGACCGTGGTGGTCACCGGCGGTACCGGGGATTTCCGCGTTTCTGGAAACGAACGTGCGTACCTACGTTCGCCATACCAGCGGCAAGTGCGGTGTGTGGTTCTTCAGCCTGGACGCCAACAGTCGCGTGGCGGTGCGTGTCGCACGGTTGTTCTGGCATCTGAACTATATTCATTCGGCGATGACGCTGCGTCGAAGCGATGACAGCATCACCTACGCGGGGCAACGGAAAACAGAACCGCCGATCGGTTACGAGGTCGTGTGCGAGCCACAGTTGTCGTCACCGCTGTCCGTCGCTGAAGAAGGAACCTGCGAGCAGTTCCTGCTGGAGCGATACACATTGTTCACCGTCCGAAGAGACGGCCGAATCTGTTGCGGGCAGGTGTATCATGTTCCGTACGAGTTTCGTGCGGTGCGACTTCTGACGTGCGAGCAGACTTTGACGAAGGCTGCCGGAATCGAAGGCCTTCACAAGCGATCTCCGGACCATGCTGTGTTCGCGCCGGGTGTCGACGTTGTGGTTTCTCGACTGGAACCACTGCCGACGTAAGCCCCTTCGAAGTCGAGCAACTTCGCGCATAGGCGATCGGACGATAAGAACTTAGCAGTGCAGAGCGGCCATTGTTTCATCCTCCCGTTGAAACGGGAGGGTCGCCGATCGAATGCCGTTCAGGCGTTCGATCGCGGGGAGGGATGAGCACAGGGAACTCACGTCGCGCGGCCGACCCTCCCTCGCATGATCGGCTGAACGCCGATCATGCTCGACCCTCCCGTTTCAACGGGAGGGTATGTTCTCATCGGCCGCAGGCCTTACGCCTGACATATCCGGTGATGTTCCGCATCAGACAGTGTTACACAAGGCGACGGGTTCACGCGTCGTCATACAGTCGGTGAAGATGCTCGCCCGCTTTTCGAACCAGCAGAATTCCTTCGTCTTCGCGGTTCGCGAATGACTCGACGTCGATCGTCGCCGGATCACGCCAGGCAAGATTGATGCGTTCACAGACTTCGCGCGGAATCTGTGAAGCGACGGTCACCGTTACTCGCGGTTTCTCGACTCCGTCTTCGAACGTGCCCGAACCGCGAACGTGAGTCGAATGAGCGAGCGCTCCCCAGGGATGGTTTTTGAACCGGTCCCATTGCTTTGTGAAGTAGTCGCGAACGTGGTAGCCAACGGCTTCGATGGCCGCTGCATGCGTCACCGAAATTTCCTTCATGTGCGGAGCGTAGATGATCAGTTCACCGCCATCGGCGACAACCGGTTCCAGCTTGTACATGCATTTTCCAGCCACCCAGAGTTCGTCGTACATCTCCGGAGCACACGACAACACTTGTCGAAACGGTTTGCGGAAACGTTTGATGTGGACCTGCCCGGACAGTTCGGACGCCTGTCGCCACGCATCTTCCGGCGTTCCGTAGAACATGCCGTAGGGCGAAGCGTCTGCGGCGACAACAAAGGCCAGGCAGCGGCGTTCGACGGGAATCATTCGAGCCGCACGGTCGACGATGCGTCGAACGGGAGTGTCCTGAATTCCAATGATGCCCACATTGGTGATCAGTGCTCCCAGCCAGTGAAAAAAGTTCAGCAGTTCCGGCCCGGAAATCCCTGGAAAGAAATACTTGTTGCCTCCGCTGAATCCCACAACTTCGTGCGGGAACACGGGTCCCGCAACCAGCGCGACGTCGTAGTCAGGAACTCGCCTGTTGATCTGAACCGGGACTTCCTGCGAGAGCACTCCGCCGGAAATTTCGCGAGTTTCGGCTTCCGTCAGCGTGCCGATCGTGGTCAGCGCTTCCGGGTCGTTCCAGGCATGATTGAACAGTCCGACGTCGTCGCAGGGATCATCGTCGGCAATCCCCAGCATCGTACGAAGTTTCGGCACTGGCATCGGCGGATGAGTTCCCAGCGCCACCAGCAGGTCCAGCTTCTTCGCGACGGAACCAAGAATCCTGCGGATCTCCGGAAACAGCACGTTCAGGGGAGCTGTGCGAGTACTGTCGGGGACGATCAGCAGCACTTTCCGGTCGCGGAAATCGTCAACGGGAAGATTGGTGTGCAGCCAGTTGCGAACATCATCCGGGCGCAGAGTCGGCAGGTCGGCAGTCATGGAGATTCCGCAAACGAATCCAGGTTACGGTGCGCCCAGAACGACGGGTATCGTCAGTGTTTCCTGGCCGCGGCGGACTCGCACCTGGATCGTGTCACCCGCGCGACTGGTCTTCAGGAAGTCAGTCAGTGCCGGAAACGAATCGATCTCCGTGTCATTCAGGCCGACGATCAGATCGCCGACCTGAACGCCCGCTTGCTCCGCTCCCGTGTCTTTGCTGACAAATTCCACCAGCACACCCTGGCCGTCCAGATCTCCCGAAAAATCGGGGCGGATGCCCAGCACAGGAATGTTGCGGGTGCGCCGCCGCGGACGTCCCTTGCCATCCAGAAACGTCGGCGCTACCGGCAGTGCGTCGATCCCCCGGAGGAGGTGCTCGCTGTAGTCAATGACCCTGACGACACCGTCGACATTGATGGTGTTGAAGTCGTCGTCGGGCGTGTGGTACAGGTCCGTCAGCCCCGTGAAGCAGAACAGTACCGGCACGCCTTTTTGAAAGAACGGCAGATGGTCGCTGCCCGCGAACGCGCTGTCGACGCTGCGGACATTCAGCGGAGACGCCTGATCGGCCGATTGCACGATCGCCCGGAACTGCGGCGAACTGCCGACGCCGTTCACTTCAATCTGGTTGTTCCGAAGATTGCCGATCATGTCGAAATTCAGCATGGCCACCGTTTCTTCCAGCGGAACGGCCGGATGCTGAACATAATGCCGGCTTCCCAGCAGACCTCGTTCTTCACCGGAAAAGCAGATGAACATCATGCGACGCTTTGGTTTCGGACCGGCGGTGATTCTTCGTGCCAGTTCCAGAACCGCGGCGGTGCCGGTGGCGTTGTCATCGGCGCCGTTGTGAACTTCACCCGTGCGATGCGCCGCCCGCGATCCGAAGCCGCCGAATCCCAGGTGGTCGTAGTGCGCACCGATCACGATCGTTTCATCGGACAGCGGCCCTTCCCCTTCAACGACGCCGATCAGGTTGTTGGTAGTCACGCTGTCAACTTTGAATTCCGTCTGAATGTCCGCGGACCAGCCATCCATCGACTGCGATATCGGCGTCATCGTGCTGTCGATGTGCCTGGCGACGTCGGCGAATCGGGAAAGCTGCTGACCGTCGCCTGTCTTCAGCGGTTGAATCTGCAGCAGCCGATCAACCACGAGCTGCCGGACATGAATGAAGGGAATCCCGGCTTCGGCACCTCCAAATCCCGCCGGAGGCGTCAGTTCATCGCGATCCGGCGACGCGGCCGTGGACAGATCGTTGACGAAGATGACCGCCGCGGCTCCGTGATTCGTGGCCAACTGAAGTTTGGTATCGATGTACGAATGCTGAGTCGTTTCCGTTCCGCGAAACGTGCCGTCGGCGCGCGAATGCTGTGGTTCGCGGCGAATCATCACCAGAATCTTTCCGCTGACGTCGATACCGGCATAGTCGTCGTAGTTTTCTTCCGGCGCCGTGATGCCGTAGCCGATAAACACCAGCTCCGCCGCTGCCATCCCGTTGGTTCCGCGTCGCATCGGCTGATAATCATTCGGCCGGTTCAGGACGATGGACTGATTGCCGGCATGAGTCAACCGGACGTGAGTTTCCGGAGCGACGACGACATCGCCGATCCGAACGTCGAAGGGCTGCAGATACGAACCATCGGGCATCCCCGGTTTGACACCGAGCCTGGCGAATTCGGATGTAATCCGTTCGGCGGCAAGTTCGATGCCGTGCGTTTCAATTCCGCGGCCCTCCAGTTCGTCAGAAGCGAAGTACCTGATGTCGCCGCCGACGCGGGCCACCGCCGCCTCAAACGCTTCACTGTCCGCGGAGACGCCCGCGACCGGGCACAGCAGCATGATTCCTGCAAACGCCGCGGCCATCTGTCGGTTGAGCATCCGTCTGTTGAGATTGTGCATCCGGTCACCTTTGCTAACGATGCTTGTGACGTGACAGTTCACCCATGAACAACGCCCGCGAAAAGCCCGCTGCAATTCCGCTATACCGCGAGCGGGGCAGAATGAGACATTTGGGCTCGCGGGAGTAAGAAGAGCGAAAAGTATCGGCGTCCGCCGCGGCCAGTATAAATTGAAACCTGCCGGATCTTCTCAACAGGCCAGCGGTCATGCAACCGCAGTTGAACCCGCGCCGGCGTTGCATTCGACCGGCCGCCGAAGGTCGCCGGTCCCTGGCAACTGCGATCTCCAGCGCCGTATACTCAGAGTTCTGAGCGAGTTCTGCGCACGTTGTCTCTGGTTCAGGGAGATTCCTCACATGTCCCGCCTGCACATGTCCCGCCTGCTGTCACTGTTCGCGTGTTTCGCCGCATGCTCAATCGTCGCTGCCGGCGACGGCAACCGCCTGGCGTACCTGGACGAATGCAATCCGTGGTACCCGGACAAGGACTTTCCGAAGCTCATCACGCCGCAGTGGGTCGGCGAAGACGGAGTCGAAGCGGTTGTCGTGCTGGCTATCGACGACATGCGGGACACCGCCAAATACGAACAGTACCTGCGGCCGATTCTGAACCGCCTGAAACAGATCGACGGCCGGGCTCCCGTCAGCATCATGACCTGCGAAGTCAAACCCGATGATCCTCAACTGCAAAGCTGGCTGGAAGAAGGACTCAGCATCGAAGTCCACACCATCGACCATCCCTGCCCGCTGCTGCAGGGGTCGCTGGAAAAAGCTCAGTCCACCTACGACCGCTGCATCGATCTGCTGAGCCAGATTCCCGGCAACAAACCGGTCGCGTTTCGAACTCCGTGCTGCGATTCCCTGAACACGGTCAGCCCAAGGTTCTATTCCGAAATCTTCAGCGGCACGACACCGGAAGGAAATTACCTGCAGATCGATTCGTCCGTGATGAACTTCTTCACCTCCGACGACGAATCCATCCCCCGCGATCTGGTCCTGGACGAAGACGGCAACGAACGCTTCTGGAAGTATAAAGTCAAAAACCTGAAACGCGGCGAGATCGTTCACAACAACTTTGTGAACTACATCACCAACTATCCATATCCGTATGTGATCAACAACACGTGCTGGCAGTTCCCCTGCGTGGCTCCCAGCGACTGGTCAGCTCAACACCTTCACGGAGTCAACAATCCTCAGACGGTCGAAGACTGGAAGGCCGCCCTGGACATCACGGTCCACAAGCAGGGAGTCTTCAATCTGGTCTTCCACCCTCACGGCTGGATCACCGCCGAACAGGTCGTGGAACTAATCGACCACGCCGTCAAGAAGCATGGAAAGAAAGTGAAGTTCCTGACGTTTCGCGAAGCGGCGGAGAGGCTGAGCGACAATCTTACCGATTGGGACCGGCTGTCCAGTGAGCGACGGATTTTGGATGTTGACGGAGACGGATTCATCGACATTGTTTACGGCGGCATCCGTTCAATGTACGAAACTGAGGAACGTGGAAAGGACGATCCACGTGCAACGAGAATCTGGACCGATGGTGCCTGGCAGAGCACACCGTTTCCGGTTTGTTTCTTGGAATCACACAACCACGGGCTCAGTGACCGGCATGTCAGGTTCTTTTCGCATCCAGCGAACGGTATCACGATAGTCTTTGACCCCAATCCATTGCGAGCCGACTGGCAAGCGCAGCGACAACCGACCGGATGGGAGTTCACTGGCACCTGGAAGCCGAATCCCGTCGGACCGTCTGGCGGGATTCGAGACTTGAAGATTCCCCGGTATCTCGGCGGTACCCGATTTCTTGACTTTGACGGCGATGGTTTCTGCGAACTCTTGCTGTTCCACAACCACTTCGAAGAGAACCTGATGGCCGACATACCGGGAAAGTCGGTTAGCGAGGTCTGGAAGTACGAAGTGGCTGATCAAACATGGCTTCCAACCAACGCGCAGTTTCCTATAGATCCAAACAGGCATCTCTTGCAGGCAATCCGGTTTGTGGACGTCAATCAAGACGGCTTGATGGACCTGTGTCTTTCTGACGAGATGGAATCACACGTCTGGCTAATGACGTCGAAAGACCTTGGCTGGACAAAGAAAGTGCTTCTGCCAGACGCGTCGCGGTGGCCATCTTTCTTTCGTGATGGGACAGTGATGGATCTAGCTGGCAACGAGTGGCCCTACCAGGAAGACAACGGCTTCTTCGTCCACGATCGTCACCTGTGCTGGCAGAACGAAGACACGGCTCATCTGCCGGATCTGATTTATCGCGTTTCGTTTGATGAACTGTTGGCCGCGGCGGACGCAGGCGGAACCGAGCAAGCAGGCCGGAACAAGGTCGCCCCGAATGCCGGAGCATCGCGAACGGGCGAACAGCGTCAGCAATCTGACAATGGTTCGATACCGATCGACGGCGACCGCCGCTCCGGCGACGAACCGGTTCGCTCGATCCGGCCTACGCCCGTCGGAGCCGCCGTCATCGACATCACGCCCGATTACCCCGTGCGGCTGACCGGTTACGGAAACCGCACGAAGGAATCCGAAGGCATCGCAACCCCCATCCACGCCCGAGCCCTCGTGATCGGCGGCAACGCCCCTCGTTCCGAGGCTCCGCCTCGGAACGCACTGCCAGGAGGCTCTGCCTCTGGTTCAGCGGCGTCAGATGCGGAACGCGAACAACAGGCGGAGCCTGCAAGGCAGCGCGTTCCAGGGCAGAGCCCTGGAACGAGGGGAGAGCCCCTCACCGTTCTCCTCACCGTCGACAACTGCGGCGTGCCCGACGAAGTCACTGAAGTCGTGTTCGCGAAACTCGCGGAACAATACGGCATCGCCCGCGAACGGTTCGCCGTCAGTTCGACTCACACGCATTCCGGGCCGTGGCTGCGAGACTTCGCGCCGCTGATCTTCGCCGACATTCCGGCCGACCACGCGCCGCATCTGGAACAATACGAACGAGACCTCATCGATAAGCTGGTCGACGTTGTCGGCAAAGCCATTGACGCTCGTCGTCCCGCAACGCTGTCTGTCGGCAAAGGCAAAGCGGGTTTCGCGAAGAATCGCCGAGCACTCACGAACGGCCAGTGGGTCGGATTCGGCGAGACCGACCAAGGCCCGGTCGATCGTCGGCTGCCGGTACTGGCCGCTCACGATGCAGACGGGAAGCTGATCGCGGTGCTGGCCAACTATGCCTGCCATGCGACAACCGAAACGGGCGACTTCAACCAGATCAGTGGCGACTGGCCGGGATTCGCCGCCGACATGATCGAAGCCGACCATCCGGGAGCCGTCGCTCTGATCGCCATCGGCACCGGAGCCGACGCGAACCCCTCGCCACGCGGAACTCACGAGCAAGCGAAGCAGCACGGCCGCGAAGTGGCGGATGAGGTGAACCGGTCATTGCTGGCAACCGCGCGACGTGCAGTTCGGGAGGGCGAGTTGCATCCGCCGAGTCAAACGCCGTCTCAGCAGTCCCGGAGGGACGACATGACGATCATATTCAGTCCCGGGCGTCAGCCCGGGCGAAGGGAAACGTGACGAAAAAAACGCCGAAGCCCCGGAGGGGCGACATAACGATCGCGGACTCACATCGCGCCGCTCGCCAGGTCGAACCGCGCAATCTGCAGCCAGCCAACAGCAGGCAAAGCCTGCGAGCCAGCCCGTTCCAGCGCAGAGCCCTGGAACGAGTGACACTCGGTTTGAGCGCGCGAATGCCGCCCCTTCAGGGCTTACCGCATATTTCGTCAGCTCAACCCCGGGCTCACGCCCGGGGCTACAACATGCCGTGCCTTCGGCACTGACGTCTCGTTCCGAGGCTCTGCCTCGGAACGTCGAAACTCTGCCTCCGGTGCGGCACGAAACGCAGCCAGCCAACAGAAGGCAAAGCCTGCAAGGCAG contains these protein-coding regions:
- a CDS encoding neutral/alkaline non-lysosomal ceramidase N-terminal domain-containing protein translates to MSRLHMSRLLSLFACFAACSIVAAGDGNRLAYLDECNPWYPDKDFPKLITPQWVGEDGVEAVVVLAIDDMRDTAKYEQYLRPILNRLKQIDGRAPVSIMTCEVKPDDPQLQSWLEEGLSIEVHTIDHPCPLLQGSLEKAQSTYDRCIDLLSQIPGNKPVAFRTPCCDSLNTVSPRFYSEIFSGTTPEGNYLQIDSSVMNFFTSDDESIPRDLVLDEDGNERFWKYKVKNLKRGEIVHNNFVNYITNYPYPYVINNTCWQFPCVAPSDWSAQHLHGVNNPQTVEDWKAALDITVHKQGVFNLVFHPHGWITAEQVVELIDHAVKKHGKKVKFLTFREAAERLSDNLTDWDRLSSERRILDVDGDGFIDIVYGGIRSMYETEERGKDDPRATRIWTDGAWQSTPFPVCFLESHNHGLSDRHVRFFSHPANGITIVFDPNPLRADWQAQRQPTGWEFTGTWKPNPVGPSGGIRDLKIPRYLGGTRFLDFDGDGFCELLLFHNHFEENLMADIPGKSVSEVWKYEVADQTWLPTNAQFPIDPNRHLLQAIRFVDVNQDGLMDLCLSDEMESHVWLMTSKDLGWTKKVLLPDASRWPSFFRDGTVMDLAGNEWPYQEDNGFFVHDRHLCWQNEDTAHLPDLIYRVSFDELLAAADAGGTEQAGRNKVAPNAGASRTGEQRQQSDNGSIPIDGDRRSGDEPVRSIRPTPVGAAVIDITPDYPVRLTGYGNRTKESEGIATPIHARALVIGGNAPRSEAPPRNALPGGSASGSAASDAEREQQAEPARQRVPGQSPGTRGEPLTVLLTVDNCGVPDEVTEVVFAKLAEQYGIARERFAVSSTHTHSGPWLRDFAPLIFADIPADHAPHLEQYERDLIDKLVDVVGKAIDARRPATLSVGKGKAGFAKNRRALTNGQWVGFGETDQGPVDRRLPVLAAHDADGKLIAVLANYACHATTETGDFNQISGDWPGFAADMIEADHPGAVALIAIGTGADANPSPRGTHEQAKQHGREVADEVNRSLLATARRAVREGELHPPSQTPSQQSRRDDMTIIFSPGRQPGRRET